The genomic interval CCGGGAAAGAGCCCGGATGGATCTTGCTGTTTCGGCAGAAACTCTCCTTACACATGATATCGGACACAACTCGTAATACCCGCAGCGTTCATCTTAGTAATGTTTTGTTATATATATGCTTACCAACCAACTCTTTGTATATAATACTTTTCATCAAATCATTACTCCCATCAGCAATTAAGAATCCTTCAATATCTAACAGTCTTCTTCGAGTAGAATTATTGAATTCATATCCTCTCGCTCCCTGAAGTCGAACACACATATGTAGACATTTATATGCGACTTCTGTTGAATACCATTTTGCCATTGATGATAATTTTAAAGCATTATTAGAACTTTCATCTATAGCTTTGGCAGCCTTTATGCAGAGGCTCTTTGCAGCTTCAATATAGGTTACAGACTCAGCAAGCCTGTGACCTACGGATTGTAAATCCGATAGACGCCCGCCAAAAATAGATCTTTCTTTACAGAAAGCTATAGTTTCTTCAATCGCCTGATAAGCTGAACCTAGGCAAAGCATCGAAATCAGTATTCTCCAATACGCAAAATGTCGTTTCAATACGTCTAATCCTTTACCCTCTCCGTGTAAGACATTACTTCTAGGTATCTTCAAATCCCGTATCACCATCCCTCCAAAGGACCATCCATCAAGTCCCATCGGTTGCCTACTCACTCGTATACAGTCTATAGAATGTAAATCGTCTACTACAACACAGCTAATAGCCCCGTCTTCAACATTCCTAACAAAGAAGACAAATATATCAGCTTCATAAATTCTACTAATATAATCTTTATTAATATTTAAAATAGAAGATATTCCATCTAAATGCCGAATACTACTCTTTATTTTCTTACATCGGAACCAGATCCATCTTCCGTAATTCCTATTCCAACGAAGGATTCGCCTGAAACAATCCTATCTATCCATTTTTGTCTATCTTGATCCCAACGATCTAATAATAGTCTACCGTGCCCCATCCCAACAATTTCTCTGGCATTTGCACTTATTTCCCCCAACCTAAAATATATATTTGCCATTGTAACTACGTCTGCACCCATGCCCCCATATTCCCTAGGTAAATCTAGCCCGAGCAGTTCATATTTCGAAGCGATTTTTCGAACTCTAAGTATATCCGGCTGTTCTGCAGAAAAAATATCTTTCAGTTGTTCTTTTTGTATAAAACAATTAACTTTATCGTAGATTTGATGACGAATTTTTTCATTTGTCACTGTCCTAATTTCATAATCCAGCATGTTGCTCACCCTCTTTATTCACGAAATTTAACGAAAAAACGCACATAAACATGTTGACAAAAAGCATGATTGTACAAACCAATAATGGCAAGAATGGTGCTACGGTACGCCATAGCAGACCACCTACCACCATCCACACAGGTGTGATGATGTTCGCGGAGTTAGACATCGCGACAAACGCATGGTTCAACTCTGATTGAGAGACATGTGTCTGTAACCACGTTTGCCCTTGTTGCTGGTAAAACTCCATGCCTAATATGCAAAGAGTGTACGAGAGAAAGTACACAAGCGCTCTTGGCGCAAACGGCATGCCAAGGAGTCCTATACCACAAACCCCAAGTCCGAGAGCCATCTTTGCAAATGACGGTTGAGCCATATTTGCCACATTCGCACGGAGCACGAACGCCAAACATGTTGAGATGACAGCCGTCACACTTAGAATCCACG from Alicyclobacillus vulcanalis carries:
- a CDS encoding acyl-CoA dehydrogenase family protein produces the protein MGLDGWSFGGMVIRDLKIPRSNVLHGEGKGLDVLKRHFAYWRILISMLCLGSAYQAIEETIAFCKERSIFGGRLSDLQSVGHRLAESVTYIEAAKSLCIKAAKAIDESSNNALKLSSMAKWYSTEVAYKCLHMCVRLQGARGYEFNNSTRRRLLDIEGFLIADGSNDLMKSIIYKELVGKHIYNKTLLR
- a CDS encoding acyl-CoA dehydrogenase family protein, giving the protein MLDYEIRTVTNEKIRHQIYDKVNCFIQKEQLKDIFSAEQPDILRVRKIASKYELLGLDLPREYGGMGADVVTMANIYFRLGEISANAREIVGMGHGRLLLDRWDQDRQKWIDRIVSGESFVGIGITEDGSGSDVRK